In Paenibacillus larvae subsp. larvae, the following proteins share a genomic window:
- a CDS encoding peptidoglycan bridge formation glycyltransferase FemA/FemB family protein — protein MKYVNHLETETFARFVHGFEQAHFMQTPEWGEMKSPSGWVSRRIGIEHQGELVGASLLLIRRLPLIRYSIMYAPRGFMVDFTNREALQVMTEGIKALGKKQRSIFLKVDPELIARAKDISGSSEPDQTASLPYKPNEIIRGMEELGYRHQGDELNFDGVQPRFQLAFLCFRKKKKS, from the coding sequence ATGAAGTATGTTAACCATCTGGAAACTGAAACATTTGCCCGTTTTGTACACGGATTCGAGCAGGCCCATTTTATGCAAACGCCTGAATGGGGAGAGATGAAATCTCCCTCCGGTTGGGTATCCCGCAGAATCGGCATCGAGCATCAGGGGGAACTTGTTGGAGCGTCCCTGCTGCTAATTCGCAGGCTTCCCCTAATCAGATATAGCATCATGTATGCCCCAAGGGGATTTATGGTTGATTTTACCAACCGGGAAGCTCTTCAGGTTATGACGGAAGGAATCAAAGCCCTTGGGAAAAAGCAAAGGTCTATCTTTTTAAAAGTGGATCCGGAACTGATTGCCAGAGCTAAAGATATATCTGGCTCTTCTGAACCCGACCAAACGGCATCCTTACCCTATAAACCGAATGAGATTATCCGTGGCATGGAAGAACTCGGCTACCGGCATCAAGGCGATGAACTTAATTTTGACGGTGTCCAGCCCCGTTTTCAACTCGCGTTTCTCTGCTTCCGGAAGAAGAAGAAATCATGA
- a CDS encoding UDP-N-acetylmuramoyl-L-alanyl-D-glutamate--2,6-diaminopimelate ligase, translating to MNVLKLSQLTQDLLVKRMIGNPDTEITGIKSYSGSVTPGDLFICVPGVLADGHDYVNEAIQRGCAALMAEKKVERLEGSIPCIVVPDTRRAMAVLADAYYGHPSNAMNLIGVTGTNGKTTTTHMIEHIFHHTGHKTGLIGTVSMKLGSYIEKTENTTPESLVLQSMLKRMADREAKYAVLEVSSHALRMGRVRGCNFKTAVFTNLSHDHLDYHSSMDQYLEDKSILFGQLGNSYGSLPKVAILNADDPFSKKLAAKTSAQVIHYGIDQPSDVRASEIRMNQESTSFWLDTYLGSTWIHLNVVGIFNVYNALAAIAVSLVEGIPLEDIKQRLEGFKGVKGRFQAIETGQDFQVIIDYAHNPDGLEKVISTARAITKGKIIALIGCEGDRDKAKRPIMAAKAAILADKAILTSDNPRSERSESILEDMVRGLDNAGLSRCETITSRKDAIHRALELAKTGDCVLILGKGHETQQIFKDHQIPFDDAEIAMHWLESKKLQGRWRNEVC from the coding sequence ATGAATGTTTTGAAACTTTCTCAGCTAACCCAGGATTTATTAGTAAAAAGAATGATAGGAAACCCGGATACGGAAATAACAGGAATAAAATCTTATTCCGGTTCCGTCACGCCGGGTGATTTGTTTATATGTGTCCCCGGTGTCCTTGCAGACGGACACGATTATGTGAACGAGGCCATACAACGCGGCTGTGCAGCATTGATGGCAGAAAAAAAGGTAGAACGTCTGGAAGGAAGCATACCTTGCATTGTCGTACCAGATACCCGCAGAGCGATGGCCGTACTCGCGGATGCCTACTATGGGCATCCCTCCAATGCAATGAACCTGATTGGAGTTACCGGTACTAACGGGAAAACAACCACCACTCATATGATTGAACATATTTTCCATCATACCGGCCATAAGACAGGTCTAATCGGTACCGTTTCAATGAAATTGGGGTCATACATAGAAAAAACGGAAAATACCACTCCGGAGAGTCTTGTGCTGCAAAGCATGCTTAAACGTATGGCCGATCGGGAAGCGAAGTATGCCGTTCTCGAAGTATCCTCCCATGCATTAAGAATGGGTAGGGTAAGGGGCTGCAATTTTAAAACGGCAGTATTCACGAATCTGTCCCATGACCATTTGGATTATCATTCAAGCATGGATCAATACTTGGAGGATAAATCTATACTGTTTGGGCAGTTGGGTAATTCATACGGTTCTTTGCCTAAAGTGGCTATTCTGAATGCCGATGATCCTTTTTCAAAGAAACTTGCAGCCAAAACGTCGGCACAAGTAATCCACTACGGGATTGATCAGCCGTCCGATGTTAGAGCAAGTGAGATCAGGATGAACCAGGAATCCACCTCATTCTGGCTGGATACTTATCTTGGAAGTACATGGATTCACCTTAATGTCGTTGGCATCTTTAATGTTTATAATGCCCTTGCCGCCATTGCTGTTTCTCTGGTTGAGGGAATTCCGCTGGAGGATATTAAACAGCGTCTGGAGGGTTTTAAAGGAGTAAAGGGCAGATTCCAGGCGATTGAAACTGGTCAGGATTTTCAGGTTATTATTGACTACGCTCATAATCCCGACGGGCTGGAGAAGGTGATTTCCACAGCCAGAGCCATTACTAAAGGCAAGATTATTGCTTTGATAGGATGCGAAGGAGACCGGGATAAAGCCAAAAGGCCGATTATGGCAGCGAAAGCGGCGATACTGGCAGATAAGGCCATTTTGACATCGGACAACCCCAGATCCGAAAGGTCGGAAAGCATTTTGGAAGATATGGTCCGGGGACTGGATAATGCGGGGTTAAGCCGGTGTGAAACGATAACAAGCCGAAAAGATGCCATCCATCGAGCTCTTGAACTGGCTAAAACCGGCGACTGTGTATTGATTTTGGGCAAAGGGCACGAGACGCAGCAGATTTTCAAAGACCATCAAATTCCATTTGACGATGCTGAAATCGCGATGCATTGGCTCGAAAGCAAAAAGCTACAAGGGAGATGGCGGAATGAAGTATGTTAA
- a CDS encoding FAD-dependent oxidoreductase, translating to MYLHHKNDSSKSKTRSESIKDGLVQVMSSSHLQDNYDVIVVGTDPEGISAALSSARNGLKTLLVDGRNRDRLGGLMTIGWLNTIDMDRLPAKSSEKSPEILNKGIFLEWYSQIEGDSFDVITAANVFYQMIRNEPNLDLLMKVKSIDPLTGKGKDARPKVEGIKVVKENGEEAVISSPTVIDATQDGDIMAQAGVPYTYGREDLGDRESRMAVTAVFRLKHVTPEVWKQIQDRFNKNDNPETGDNEESAWGFIDFNDYQPINQRRVKMRGLKISRQKNDKVLINGMQIFHIDGADPGKRAEAFQIARSEVPHVLQYLKEHYPEFKNVEPDGIAPELYVRETRHMQGEYRLSILDILENKDQWDRVAFGSCPVDIQHLHAEDSAAVACSPRQYAIPFRSLVPIQMNGLLVVGRAASYHSLAHGSARVIPVGMAEGQSAGAAAKIAKEQNITFHELSASREMIDKLHELLQRQGMDLKPFKHPSSPFMKHRQYEGLKVAVSLGLADGGCSNNFHLDETSNPFRMAQLVKRAGFIQKEGWKQDPMTALQNIEKPEETALTLDQAAYTITQALGIPSTLKQARTELEKAGILSNESEDTILNKEKMTIGDMYMLLKDLKNGIETRY from the coding sequence TTGTACCTGCATCATAAAAATGACTCGTCTAAGTCTAAGACCCGGTCCGAATCGATCAAGGACGGTCTTGTCCAAGTAATGTCAAGCAGTCATCTTCAGGATAACTATGATGTTATCGTTGTCGGTACAGACCCGGAAGGCATAAGCGCTGCTTTGTCTTCCGCAAGAAACGGTCTGAAGACACTATTAGTAGACGGTAGAAACCGGGACAGGCTGGGAGGCCTGATGACGATTGGGTGGCTCAATACCATTGATATGGACCGGTTGCCGGCCAAATCTTCCGAGAAATCCCCCGAGATTTTAAATAAAGGTATTTTTCTGGAATGGTACAGCCAGATAGAAGGTGATTCCTTTGATGTCATTACAGCAGCCAACGTTTTCTATCAAATGATACGAAACGAGCCTAACCTTGACCTGCTGATGAAAGTGAAATCTATTGATCCGTTGACAGGAAAAGGGAAGGACGCAAGACCGAAAGTAGAAGGCATAAAAGTGGTGAAAGAAAACGGGGAGGAAGCGGTTATCAGCTCTCCAACGGTTATTGACGCTACTCAGGACGGAGACATTATGGCACAAGCCGGTGTTCCTTATACATATGGAAGAGAAGATCTGGGTGATAGGGAATCAAGAATGGCCGTCACGGCGGTCTTCAGACTGAAACATGTTACTCCGGAGGTATGGAAGCAAATTCAAGACCGCTTCAACAAAAATGATAACCCCGAAACAGGGGACAATGAGGAAAGCGCATGGGGATTCATTGATTTCAATGATTATCAGCCTATAAATCAGAGGCGTGTAAAAATGCGGGGTTTAAAAATTAGTAGGCAAAAAAATGATAAGGTTTTAATCAATGGTATGCAAATCTTTCATATCGATGGCGCAGACCCGGGAAAAAGAGCAGAGGCTTTTCAAATTGCCAGGAGTGAAGTTCCTCATGTGCTACAATATTTGAAGGAGCATTACCCGGAATTTAAAAATGTGGAACCGGATGGCATAGCGCCTGAATTATATGTCCGTGAAACCAGGCATATGCAGGGTGAATACCGGTTGTCAATTCTTGATATTTTGGAAAACAAAGACCAGTGGGACCGGGTAGCTTTTGGTTCCTGCCCGGTAGACATTCAACATCTTCATGCAGAGGACTCAGCCGCGGTGGCTTGCAGCCCCCGGCAATATGCGATTCCTTTCCGCAGCCTTGTTCCGATCCAAATGAACGGACTGCTTGTTGTTGGCAGGGCCGCAAGTTACCATTCGCTTGCCCATGGAAGCGCCAGGGTTATTCCTGTCGGTATGGCAGAAGGCCAATCGGCAGGTGCAGCAGCGAAGATTGCCAAGGAACAGAACATTACATTTCACGAACTGTCAGCTTCAAGAGAAATGATTGACAAACTTCATGAACTGCTGCAGCGTCAAGGAATGGATCTGAAACCATTTAAGCACCCTTCGTCTCCTTTCATGAAGCATAGACAGTATGAGGGATTAAAAGTTGCCGTCTCTCTAGGACTTGCTGACGGAGGCTGCAGCAATAATTTCCATCTGGATGAGACTTCTAACCCGTTTCGTATGGCCCAACTGGTTAAAAGGGCCGGTTTTATACAAAAAGAAGGATGGAAACAAGATCCCATGACGGCTCTTCAAAATATAGAGAAACCGGAAGAGACGGCCTTAACCCTGGATCAGGCTGCTTATACCATTACACAAGCTCTTGGCATACCATCGACCCTTAAACAGGCCAGAACGGAATTAGAAAAGGCCGGCATACTTTCAAATGAGTCTGAAGATACCATTTTGAATAAAGAAAAGATGACAATAGGCGACATGTACATGCTTCTAAAGGATTTGAAAAACGGCATTGAGACAAGGTATTAA
- a CDS encoding DUF1634 domain-containing protein, translating to MKEPKMKTSPPSQEAEELAAVELVVSRFLRAGVVLSAVVIGTGLLMFLITDSSGYPDAVFPTGLIEIVQGLMALKPYGIILTGLFLLILTPVLRVAVSLLVFWKQRDWMYMGITTVVLGILIISFFIGRAG from the coding sequence ATGAAGGAACCTAAAATGAAAACTTCACCGCCCTCTCAGGAAGCCGAAGAGCTTGCAGCTGTTGAACTGGTCGTGAGCCGTTTTTTGCGTGCAGGTGTTGTGCTCAGTGCAGTTGTCATTGGGACAGGTCTGCTTATGTTTCTTATAACCGACAGCAGCGGTTACCCGGACGCTGTTTTTCCAACCGGATTAATTGAAATTGTACAGGGATTGATGGCTCTCAAACCGTATGGAATTATCTTGACGGGATTGTTTTTACTAATTTTAACTCCTGTTCTGCGGGTAGCTGTTTCACTGCTCGTTTTCTGGAAGCAGAGAGATTGGATGTACATGGGGATTACTACTGTTGTACTAGGTATTCTCATTATCAGTTTTTTTATCGGCAGGGCAGGATAA
- a CDS encoding sulfite exporter TauE/SafE family protein — MWALEILLISVLVGVVGSVLGLGGGIIVTPALTLLFGVDIKHAIGASIISVIATSSGSAIAYIRDQITNVRVGMFLEIATTIGAVTGAIIGGLIAPGALYVIFGLLLLYSALAMIKKGKDELPAEVPLHPVAEKLKLHNHYYDKALQQNVSYNVDNVYGGFGVMYGAGIISGLLGIGSGSFKVMAMDVFMKLPLKVSSATSNFMMGVTAAASAGIYLFRGDIDPGISAPVALGVLIGATVGTRIMQRLKSKTIRKLFIPILIYVSIQMILQAWGIKL; from the coding sequence ATGTGGGCTTTGGAAATATTGTTAATTTCCGTTTTGGTCGGAGTAGTCGGTTCCGTATTGGGACTCGGGGGCGGAATTATTGTAACGCCGGCTCTAACCTTGTTGTTCGGTGTTGATATTAAGCATGCGATCGGCGCCAGCATTATTTCTGTAATTGCTACCTCAAGCGGCTCCGCTATAGCTTATATACGGGACCAAATTACGAATGTACGCGTAGGCATGTTCCTTGAGATCGCAACAACAATAGGAGCCGTAACAGGGGCGATTATTGGCGGATTAATAGCTCCAGGGGCTTTATATGTGATTTTTGGCCTGCTGCTGCTTTATTCGGCTTTGGCTATGATCAAGAAGGGGAAGGACGAACTTCCGGCAGAAGTACCCTTACATCCTGTTGCAGAAAAACTGAAACTGCATAATCACTACTACGATAAAGCTCTTCAACAGAACGTTTCCTACAATGTGGACAACGTTTATGGGGGATTTGGCGTCATGTATGGGGCCGGTATCATTTCGGGACTTCTCGGCATTGGCAGCGGAAGCTTTAAAGTGATGGCCATGGATGTATTTATGAAGCTTCCCTTAAAAGTATCAAGTGCAACGAGCAATTTCATGATGGGGGTAACAGCAGCTGCCAGTGCAGGTATTTATCTTTTCAGGGGGGACATTGACCCGGGTATCTCTGCTCCGGTGGCTCTGGGGGTCTTAATCGGAGCCACGGTTGGCACCAGAATCATGCAGCGTCTAAAGAGCAAGACGATACGAAAGCTCTTTATTCCTATTCTCATCTATGTATCCATTCAAATGATCCTACAAGCATGGGGGATAAAACTATGA
- a CDS encoding Lrp/AsnC family transcriptional regulator, whose product MEFKHLDETDTQIIKLLSENGRLSHAELGRLIGLTRAALRERVHHLVEDGIIDKFTIVVNPLKAGKMLSMYFDIEVEWIHLHQVIEQLTAAEEITNIYQMSGKPHLHVHALLDDSTHAGKMMKKLQKIEGITSVQSEVLIARYKERGGMLI is encoded by the coding sequence ATGGAATTTAAGCATTTGGATGAAACGGACACACAGATTATTAAGCTTCTATCGGAAAACGGGCGATTAAGCCATGCGGAGCTGGGAAGACTGATAGGCCTGACCCGTGCAGCATTAAGGGAAAGAGTTCATCATCTCGTTGAGGATGGGATTATTGACAAGTTTACTATTGTGGTCAATCCGTTAAAAGCCGGAAAAATGCTATCGATGTATTTCGATATTGAAGTGGAATGGATTCATTTGCACCAGGTCATTGAACAATTAACTGCAGCCGAGGAAATCACAAATATCTATCAGATGAGCGGCAAGCCTCATCTTCATGTGCATGCTTTATTGGATGACTCCACCCATGCCGGGAAAATGATGAAAAAGCTTCAGAAGATCGAAGGGATTACATCGGTTCAAAGTGAAGTGTTGATAGCGAGGTATAAGGAACGTGGTGGAATGTTGATTTAA
- a CDS encoding ABC transporter permease, translating to MELELLPEFQSISPTVTKSDSHVKVEGTDKTYTVIGTNDRYKDMMKIELDKGRFLAPADVEYRNQVAAIGSNVARTYFGNRNPVGQPKQKASSVSLKAGFLCSALQMRNF from the coding sequence ATGGAGCTTGAGCTTCTCCCTGAGTTCCAGTCCATTTCGCCAACGGTTACGAAATCCGATTCGCATGTAAAAGTGGAGGGAACGGATAAAACATATACTGTTATCGGGACAAATGACCGTTATAAAGACATGATGAAAATCGAGTTGGACAAAGGAAGGTTTCTTGCTCCTGCCGATGTGGAATACCGGAATCAGGTGGCAGCGATTGGAAGTAATGTGGCCAGAACTTATTTTGGAAACCGTAATCCGGTTGGACAACCGAAACAAAAAGCCAGCTCTGTATCTTTAAAGGCTGGCTTCTTATGTTCTGCCTTGCAGATGCGGAATTTCTGA
- a CDS encoding ABC transporter permease, whose amino-acid sequence MRSLEVIAMAFRTILRKPLRTLLTMLGVIIRVCSVVTLVSIGRGTSDQIEKQYESMGPTCW is encoded by the coding sequence ATGAGAAGCCTGGAAGTTATAGCAATGGCGTTTCGGACGATACTCAGAAAGCCGCTTCGAACCTTGCTTACAATGCTGGGGGTCATTATCAGGGTCTGTTCCGTTGTCACGCTTGTCTCAATTGGAAGGGGGACAAGCGACCAGATTGAAAAACAGTATGAGAGCATGGGACCAACTTGCTGGTAG
- a CDS encoding ATP-binding protein: MGLSIVKSIVEHHGGQITVHSKLGHGSIFMVWFPLGGEKA; encoded by the coding sequence TTGGGTCTTAGCATTGTCAAGTCCATTGTTGAACATCACGGAGGACAGATAACTGTCCATAGCAAATTGGGTCACGGCAGTATTTTTATGGTATGGTTTCCGCTAGGCGGCGAAAAAGCATGA
- a CDS encoding SDR family oxidoreductase yields the protein MKLQGKKVIVLGGSSGMGLATAQTAAKEGASVVIASRSKEKLEEAKKTIQGSVEALELDVAHEHKVKAFFDQIGPFDHLISTAAGGPTGNFLELEPADAKRTFDVKYWGQYFSARYGAPYLNQDGSITFCTGVLSRKPSIGTSILSTINGGLEALARALALELAPIRVNVVSPGIIDTPLYGSMPNDRKEEYFRSVSEALPVPRIGHANEIADAFVFLMTNPYITGTVLAVDGGYPLSSL from the coding sequence ATGAAGTTACAAGGTAAGAAAGTTATTGTACTTGGAGGAAGCTCCGGAATGGGACTGGCTACTGCACAAACAGCTGCGAAAGAAGGGGCCAGTGTGGTCATTGCAAGCCGTTCCAAAGAAAAGCTGGAAGAAGCCAAGAAAACCATCCAAGGAAGTGTTGAAGCCTTAGAATTGGATGTAGCACACGAACATAAGGTCAAAGCTTTTTTTGATCAGATCGGCCCTTTTGACCATTTGATCTCGACAGCAGCCGGAGGACCTACCGGAAATTTTCTGGAGCTTGAACCTGCGGATGCCAAAAGAACATTCGATGTGAAATATTGGGGCCAATATTTTTCAGCCAGATATGGAGCGCCTTATTTAAACCAGGATGGTTCTATCACTTTCTGTACAGGCGTTCTGTCCCGAAAGCCTTCCATAGGTACCTCCATTTTGTCCACGATCAATGGTGGTTTGGAAGCTCTTGCCCGCGCTCTTGCCTTGGAACTTGCCCCCATCAGGGTTAATGTGGTATCACCCGGGATCATTGATACCCCGCTTTACGGATCGATGCCGAATGACCGGAAAGAGGAATATTTCCGCTCTGTGTCTGAGGCCCTTCCCGTTCCCAGGATCGGACATGCCAATGAAATTGCGGATGCGTTTGTTTTTCTGATGACGAACCCTTATATTACGGGAACGGTACTCGCCGTAGACGGAGGTTATCCGCTATCATCCCTTTAA
- a CDS encoding disulfide oxidoreductase gives MTFITFCRRYCLYLSWVVSLVAVSGSLFLSEVIGYEPCRLCWFQRIFMYPLVFLLGIACYKNDRTIIPYILPLSVVGGSISLYHYMEQKVPGMAKILPCSAGVPCNEDYLNWLGFITIPFMALIAFILITCLLWIGKKKPEDES, from the coding sequence ATGACATTTATAACGTTTTGCCGTAGATATTGCCTTTATCTGTCCTGGGTTGTCTCGCTTGTGGCGGTAAGCGGAAGCTTGTTTCTAAGTGAAGTGATCGGTTATGAACCTTGCAGGCTTTGCTGGTTCCAACGGATTTTTATGTATCCGCTCGTCTTCCTTCTGGGGATAGCCTGCTACAAAAACGACAGGACAATCATACCGTATATCCTTCCTTTAAGCGTGGTCGGAGGAAGTATATCCCTCTATCATTATATGGAACAAAAGGTGCCCGGAATGGCCAAAATCCTGCCTTGCAGTGCCGGTGTTCCTTGTAATGAAGACTATTTGAACTGGCTCGGGTTTATTACCATTCCTTTTATGGCTCTAATTGCGTTTATTTTGATTACTTGCCTGCTGTGGATAGGTAAAAAAAAGCCGGAAGATGAGAGTTAA
- a CDS encoding DsbA family protein: MSKSTNKSKLKEQKKQEKIRQQTRQARMRKVMWLTAFALIVIVFIAALAWPKSTKEASFNYENLPVLGDPNAPVKIVEFGDFKCPACMYFNQDVKPKIQKDFIDQGKVAFYFINYTIIGPDSETAAIAAQSVFHQNKDEYWKYFESIYKNQQDENKTWATPEFLVELAKKEGIQVDYDKLKQDIENKTYVNEVKEQYNVAQNNKVNSTPTIFINGKQSKDLFKYEVVKKEIEDALQGK, translated from the coding sequence TTGAGCAAATCGACGAATAAATCCAAATTGAAGGAACAGAAAAAGCAGGAGAAAATCAGACAGCAGACCAGGCAGGCCCGTATGAGAAAAGTGATGTGGCTTACGGCTTTTGCACTTATCGTGATCGTCTTTATCGCTGCTTTAGCCTGGCCTAAATCTACAAAGGAAGCTTCGTTCAACTACGAGAATCTTCCGGTACTTGGAGACCCGAATGCTCCGGTGAAAATTGTTGAATTCGGGGATTTTAAATGTCCGGCTTGCATGTACTTTAATCAGGATGTCAAACCCAAGATCCAGAAGGATTTTATAGATCAGGGCAAAGTGGCTTTTTACTTCATCAATTATACGATTATTGGACCGGATTCGGAAACGGCAGCTATCGCCGCACAGTCCGTATTCCATCAGAATAAGGATGAATATTGGAAGTATTTCGAATCGATCTATAAGAATCAGCAGGACGAGAACAAAACGTGGGCCACACCTGAATTTCTGGTCGAGCTGGCCAAGAAGGAAGGTATCCAAGTCGATTACGACAAATTAAAGCAGGATATTGAAAACAAAACATATGTAAATGAAGTGAAGGAACAATACAACGTAGCGCAGAATAATAAAGTAAACAGCACTCCTACGATATTTATCAACGGAAAACAATCCAAAGATCTCTTTAAGTATGAAGTAGTCAAAAAAGAAATTGAAGATGCCCTTCAAGGAAAATAA
- a CDS encoding M56 family metallopeptidase, giving the protein MWEKRSRRIFIFCSVIASVLILQMAVYLHHLFWGGTAVHNLFHVCHLAIQSIGLAWMDVVLNALLIQTVFLLFWFLGRHLFASAVFSHRLRLYKDKRLSEELNRLFAGGRPVFVVIHSPGPIAMSAGIIRRRIVLSTGLLEMLDHDERDAVIQHELCHHHNRDPLKMFVLGLFAGIMWYLPVLKVGYNQYKVVREVIADKYAIGKTGATAGLESALLKLLQARAVLTASCSHVSFADNAINFRIRQLIEPQAVLPPDIPVFPMILSGQVLAVLCVMFGIVL; this is encoded by the coding sequence ATGTGGGAAAAACGGTCAAGAAGAATTTTTATCTTCTGTTCGGTGATCGCTTCCGTATTGATTCTCCAAATGGCAGTTTATTTGCACCATCTGTTTTGGGGAGGTACAGCCGTACATAATTTGTTTCATGTTTGTCATTTGGCTATCCAGTCGATCGGCTTAGCCTGGATGGATGTCGTGCTGAATGCCCTGCTTATCCAAACCGTCTTTTTATTGTTTTGGTTCCTGGGCAGGCACTTATTTGCATCCGCTGTTTTCTCACACAGATTACGCCTTTACAAAGACAAACGGTTAAGTGAAGAGTTGAACCGGTTATTCGCTGGAGGAAGGCCGGTCTTTGTGGTAATCCATAGTCCCGGACCCATTGCTATGTCGGCAGGGATAATTCGGAGAAGGATAGTTCTTTCTACGGGATTACTGGAGATGCTGGATCATGATGAGCGGGATGCAGTGATTCAGCATGAACTTTGCCATCACCATAACAGGGACCCGCTTAAGATGTTTGTGCTTGGACTGTTTGCGGGGATTATGTGGTATTTACCCGTGCTTAAGGTTGGTTACAACCAGTACAAGGTAGTACGGGAGGTAATTGCGGACAAGTATGCAATTGGAAAGACAGGGGCAACCGCCGGGTTGGAAAGTGCCCTTTTGAAACTGCTGCAAGCACGGGCGGTACTTACGGCATCCTGCTCTCATGTTTCTTTTGCCGATAATGCCATCAATTTTCGTATCCGCCAACTCATCGAACCGCAAGCGGTTCTGCCTCCAGATATTCCGGTTTTTCCGATGATCCTTTCCGGACAAGTTCTGGCAGTTTTGTGCGTCATGTTTGGAATTGTACTCTAA
- a CDS encoding BlaI/MecI/CopY family transcriptional regulator, whose translation MKIQHFKYRESGLNRFFGSLEAQIMDILWENQSMTIKDTQQRLQQVKPVNFNTVMTVMNRLVEKGVLEKQQTDRSYRYRPILTREAFMETQSKELTHEMFEEFGQLAVSHMLDAIEDADPELLRKLEQKVKELKKGM comes from the coding sequence GTGAAAATCCAGCATTTTAAGTACAGGGAATCAGGGTTAAACCGTTTTTTTGGCTCTCTCGAAGCTCAGATCATGGATATCCTTTGGGAAAATCAGTCTATGACGATAAAAGATACCCAGCAGAGACTGCAGCAAGTTAAACCTGTTAACTTCAATACTGTCATGACTGTAATGAACCGTTTGGTAGAGAAGGGAGTCCTGGAAAAACAGCAAACGGACAGGTCTTACAGGTACCGTCCTATTTTGACGAGAGAAGCCTTTATGGAGACCCAATCCAAAGAGCTCACTCATGAGATGTTTGAAGAGTTTGGCCAACTGGCAGTCAGTCATATGCTGGATGCCATTGAGGATGCAGATCCCGAGCTACTCCGCAAGCTTGAACAAAAAGTCAAAGAGCTTAAGAAGGGTATGTAG
- a CDS encoding GTP pyrophosphokinase produces MIQNVKLPLNGTELIEALVNDWGGFLREYRMALNELTSDFQIVDLEWKTKYGYSPIEHLKSRMKTPVSLIKKMQKRGLSFDRESIRANIHDIVGIRIVTSFIEDVYMLKEHIEQREDIRVIRVKDYIKEPKPSGYKSLHLVVETQIILSSGVIWVPAEIQIRTSAMDFWASTEHKLNYKYQGENVPDTDQKQLYNLAKAASLLDQEMSVLRNRLLERETLS; encoded by the coding sequence ATGATACAAAATGTGAAACTGCCGTTGAATGGAACAGAACTAATCGAAGCTTTAGTTAATGATTGGGGTGGATTTTTACGGGAGTACCGAATGGCGCTTAATGAGTTGACCAGCGATTTTCAAATCGTCGATCTGGAATGGAAGACCAAATACGGTTATTCTCCCATTGAACATCTTAAAAGCAGGATGAAGACCCCTGTTTCACTTATTAAAAAAATGCAAAAACGGGGCCTGTCCTTTGACCGGGAAAGCATACGGGCAAACATTCATGATATCGTCGGCATTCGCATCGTAACCAGCTTTATTGAAGACGTTTATATGTTAAAGGAACATATTGAACAAAGAGAAGATATACGCGTAATCAGGGTGAAAGACTATATCAAGGAACCGAAGCCGAGCGGGTATAAAAGCCTTCATTTAGTAGTGGAGACACAAATTATTTTATCAAGCGGAGTCATTTGGGTGCCGGCTGAAATCCAGATCCGGACATCCGCCATGGATTTCTGGGCTTCTACAGAGCATAAGCTGAATTATAAATACCAGGGGGAAAATGTGCCTGATACAGATCAGAAACAGTTATATAATCTGGCCAAAGCGGCTTCCCTGCTTGATCAGGAAATGTCTGTACTCCGGAACCGCTTGTTGGAACGGGAAACCCTATCATAA